The DNA window CCAGGATCTGGTTCACGCGTTCGGGCGCCAGGAAGGAGAGCAGGATCCGCTCGGTCGAATCGAGGTTGCCGGTGAGCGAGCCCTTCGACGAGATCCTGGTGACGAAGTCGACGAACAGGTTCTCCAGCATCTCGGGGGAAACCGGCCCGAGCCGCGCCATCGCGAGCGAGACCTGCCGGATCTCCAGTTCGTCGAGCCGCTTCCAGACCTCGCGTCCGTGCTCCTCGCCGAGCGCCAGCAGGAGCACGGCGGCCCGCTCGGCGCCGGCCAGCTCGCGGTAGGTTTCGGTCGCCGAGACCTGGAGCCTGGCGTTTTCCTGGACGGGGGCGGGCGTGGCGGCCATGGTCGATCAGCCCTCGCTGAGCCAGCTGCGGATGAGGGCGGTCGCCTCCTCGGGGAATTCCTTGATGAGGTCGCCGACCTTGCCGATGGAGTTCGCCTGCAGGGCGCCGAGCTGCTTGGCATGCTCGAGCTTGGTCGGGTCGAGCCCGCCGGCGGGCAGCGCCACCGCACCCTCGCCCTTGGCCGCCGCATGCGCCTCCGAGATCGGCACGGGCACGGGCTTGCCGTCCGGCCCGATCGTGACCGCCGGAAGCGAGATCTGCAGGGTGCCGGGCTCCCCGGTGATCTGCACGGCCGCCGTGCCGGCACCCGGGACCGAGCCGCCGGGGCTGTCGGCCGAGACCATCTTGCGGATCAGCGGACGGACCGCGAAGAGCATGACGAGCAGCGTCATCAGGAGCAGCACGCCGAGTTCGGCGAGCCGCAGGACGTCGTCCTTGGTGAACTCGAACATCGACATCCAGCCGGACTTCGCCTGCTCGAGCGGCAGCGAGGCCGGAGCCTCGGCGAAGCGCAGGTTGACGACCTCGACCTGGTCGCCGCGCTTCTGGTCGAAGCCGACCGCGGAGCGGACGATGGCGGAGATCCGGTCGAGATCCTCCTGGCCGCGCGGCTGGTAGGTCACCTCGCCGTTCTGCCCCGTGGTGTAGACGCCGTCGACCAGCACCGCCACCGAGACCCGCTTGACACGGCCCGCCTCCAGCACTTCCGTCCGGCTCGTCTTCGAGATCTCGTAATTGACGAGCTCCTCGGTCGAGTTGGACGCGTCGCGGCCGGCGTTGCCGCCCTGCTGCTGGGTCGACCCGGGGATCTGGTTGCCGACCGAAACGGCGCGCTCGCCCGCCGCCGAGGTCGAGCTCTCCTCCTTGGTCTGGGTCGAGCGGACCACCTGGCCGTTCGGATCGAAGGTGTCCGAGGTCTGGGTGATCCGGTTGTAGTCCATCTCGGCGGAGACGCGCACCCGCGCGCGGCCCTGGCCGACCACCGAGGCGACGATCGATTCGATCTGGCCTTCGAGCCGCCGCTCGAAGGCGGCGTTGCGGTCCTGCAGCGTGGAGGCCAGCGCGCCCTGCGGGTCCTCCTCGGTCCCGCCGCCGAGCAGCGCGCCCTTCTCGTCCACGATCGAGACACGGCTCGGCTTGAGCCCCTCCACCGCGGAGGCGACGAGATGCTGGACGGAGCGGATCTGGGCGGGCTCGAGCGACCCGCGCAGCTTCAGCACGATCGACGCCGAGGGCGCCGCCTTCTCACGCTGGAAGAGCTGCCGCTCTGGGATGACCAGGTGGACGCGGGCGGCCTGCACCCGGTCGATCGCCCGGATGGTGCGGGCGAGTTCGCCCTCGAGGGCGCGCAGGTGATTGATGTTCTGCACGAAGCTCGTCGTGCCGAGCGCGTCGGACTTGTCGAAGATCTCGTAGCCGACCGAGCCGCCGGCCGGAATTCCCTTCTCGGCGAGTCGCATGCGCAGTCGCAGCATCTGGTCCTTGGGGACCATGACCTGCGACCCTTCCTGCCTCAGTTCGTACGGGACGCCGGCGCTTTCCAGCTCCTTGACGATCTGGGCGGAGTCCTGGACCGACAGGTCGGAGTAGAGCGGCGCCATCGCGGGCTGGCTCGCCCGCATGATAATGTAGCCGAAGAACCCGACGAGGATCGCGGCCACCACCGCCATCGCGGCGAGGCGTTGGGGACCCAGGGTTTTCAGGAACGCGGCGACGCCGTTCAAGGGAGTTCATCCGGTCGGGGGGGGATCGCGGTCCGGTGCCTGGCTCCGGGTGGGGGCCGGCCTCCCGCACCGAACCGCTAGGCAAGAATTTCCCAGGGCTTGGTAAACGGCCGGTTAACGGCCCGGTCGTCCTGCGCCGGCAGCGACGAATTTCGCGGGCCGGAGCCCGGCGGCACGGCCCCCGCCCGGTCGGAATTGCCGGGCGCCGTTAACGCCGCCGATTTCGCCCGCCGGGCCGGCCGGGCGGAATCCGGGAAAAGAAAAAGGCCGGCGTGAGCCGGCCTTTGAGTAGCTTCGATCCTCTGACGAGGAGATCACTGCCTGTAGTGCTGGATCCGCGTCGTCCGGAGCCCCGCCAGACCATGACGGTCGATGGACTGCTGCCAGGCGATGAACTCCTCGACGGTCAGGGTGTATCGATTGCAGGCCTCCTCGAGCGAAAGCAGCCCCCCACGGACCGCGGCGACGACTTCTGCCTTGCGCCGGATGACCCACCGTTTCGTATCGCTCGGCGGAAGATCGGCGATGGTCAGCGGGCTGCCGTCGGGCCCGATGACATACTTCACACGCGGTCGTAATTGATCGGTCATCGTACACTCACACACTCGATGCGACCACATCGAGGTCAAGCTACGGCCCGTGCCTTAAAATATGGCTAAGCTGACAGCCCCGATCGTGCGCTTTCGCGCAAATCCGTGTCCCGGACGCGAACGGGGCCCCCGGAGGGGCCCCGCGCTTTGCCGGTCGCACGGCCCCGCTCAGACGCTCGGCCTCACCTTCTTCACCGACCAGAGGGACACCGACATGCCGTTGACGAGCAGGTTCGGGTCGCCGTTGGTGAAGTCCAGGCCGTCCACCCTGCCGGTGATCTCCTGCGTGATCCGGACCGCGTTCCCCGCGGAATCCTTCGCGTCCACGACGAGGCTGTAGGTGCCCGCCGGGGCCGTGTTGCCGTCCGAGGTCTTGCCGTTCCAGACATATTCGTTGGTGCCGGCCGTCAGCGCCTTCTCGCCCGCGAAGACGACGTCGCCGGACTCGTTTCGGATCTCCACCTTGGCGGTCGCCGCCTTCGGCGCCGTGAAGCTCCAGGTGGCCTGGCCGTTCTCCAGCTTGGTCTGACCCGAATCGACCGTCACGGTCGTCCCCACGTAGTTGACCAGCGCGGTGGCGTTGGAGACCGCCAGAGCCGTCTTCATCTCCTCGAGGTTGGCGTTCATCTTGATCTGCTGCTCGATCGAGGAGAACTGCACCAGCTGCTGGGTGAACTGGTTCGCGTCCATCGGCTCGAGCGGGCTCTGGTTCTTGAGCTGCGTGGTGAGCAGCGTCAGGAACGTCTCGTAGTTCGAGGTCAGCTTCGACTGGTCGGTCTTCGCCGTCGAAGTCTGCCCCGGGACCGAAGTCACGCCCGACAAGGCCATGGTCGATACTCCTCAAGACCGGCCCCATGCCCGTCGCCGGGCGACGCGGGGCCCCTCGTGCCTCACACTCTGACGTCTATGCCCGTGGTCCGGGCCGGCCTCGCATAGGCCGCCGCCACGGGCGGGACGACCTCCTGGGGGGCCGTCCCGACGCCCTGTCGTTCGTCGTTCGCAAGGACCGTGCCACGCCAGCCCTGCCGGCCGCCGCCCGCCTGGTCCTGGCGCAGCGACAGCGACACGCCGTCATCGGCGAGCCGCATGCCGGCCTGTTCGAGCGACCGCTCCAGGCTCCGCTGGTCGCGCAGCATCATGTCGAGCGTCTCGACCCGCTCGACCACCAGATGGGCTCGGATCTCCCCGCTGCCGGCGATCTGCACCTGCACGTCGACCCGGCCGAGTTCCGGTGGGTCCAGGCGGATCTCGAAGCGCCGGTCGCCGTGCGCCGCATGGGCGAGCACGCCCGTGGCGACCTGCTCGGCCGGCGAGACCCGGGGCGGGGCCGCGGGCGCGCCCGTGGCGGTCGCCGCCTGGAGCGTGGTCGTCTGGCCCACTGCGGGCGGCACCGTCGAGGCCGGAGCCTCGGCAGACGCGATCCCCGTATCCGGCTCTGCGGCCTTGCCGGGCCCGTCCGGCGGACCGGCCGGGACCGTCGTGGCCGTGGCGACCCTCGCGGCAGCCGCCGGGGCCGCAGGGGCCACGGCCGGCGGCGTCTCGACCGGCTGGGCGGGATCGGTCTTCGCCAGGGGCGCGACCGTCCCGGACGTCTTCGCGGGCGATGCCGGCGCGTTGCGCGGGGTGACGGGCGCCGCCGCCTCGGCGCCGCCCTGCCCGTCGTCCTGACCGGACGGGCCCGTATCGGCCGCCGGGGGGCCGGCAACGGCCTGCGTCGGCCCGGTCAGGCCGGTCGGGGGTGCGGTCTCGACCGGAATGCCCGGGTCCGCCATTGGCGTGACGGCGCCGGCGGTCGGTCCGCCCTGCATCGGGGGGGCGGTGTCGGCCCGTGCGTTCGTCGAGGTCTGGGGCGGGGCGGCGGTCTCGACGCTCGTCCCGGGATCTGCAGGAATCGTCGCCGCCGTCTCCGTCGCCGCGCCCGGGGCAAGGGCGGTGGTGACCTTGATCGAGACGATCGCCGCCTGCTCGGCCGCTCCCGAACCGACGTCGGCGCCCGGCGCGCCCGTGTCGGCCGTGCCGGATCCGAGCGCCCCGGCGCCGGAGGCCGCGGCCGGCCGGATGGCCGGGGAAACCTGCGGGATGATGGGAAGTCCGGCCTGCGGCGTCTTTGCGCCCGCTTCGGGCGCCGCGCCGCGCGGGGCCGCGGCCTCGGGCGACGTCGCGCCCGGATCGGCGGTGCCGGCGGCCGCCGGCAGGGTCGGCGGCAGGGTCGGAGGCAGGCTGCCGGGCGGCGCCGTCGGCGCGGCGACGCCCCCTTCCGCGCTCGCCGCGCCCGGATCGACGGCCGGCGCGGCGGCCGGATCGGCAGACCCGGCTTGCAGGAGGGCGGCCAGGACGGCCTGTTGCGGCGCCGGCAGAACCTGGGGCGGCGCGCCGGTCGAATCCGGGGCGGCTGCCCCCGCCTCGGCGGGGGGATTGCCGGTGCCGGAAGCCTCCTCGGACGTCTCCCCGTCGTCCGCCGGGGCGGCACCGGACGGGTCGTCCGCCCCTGTGGTCGCGGACTGCCGGGCGGCGCCGGTCGACGGACCTGGATCCTCGGCGGCCGGGGCCGGGGCCTCGCGCCCGGCCGGCGGCGCCGCCGTGGCGGACCGGGCCGGGGCCGGCGGGCGCGCCGAGGCCGGCCGCTGCGGCGGCTGCGTCTCGGCCGACGGAGCCGGGGGAGCGTCCTCTTCCGCCCGCGGCGCGGTGGCGGCCATGATCTCCTCGAAGCCGCCGCGGGGCCGCGTCTCGGCACCGGAGGCTGCGGGCAGGGTCCTTCCGCCGGCGGGCGGGGTACGGGCGGGCGTGACGGCGACGCTGGACACTTCGGTTCCTCGGGGAGGCTCGGAATGGGTCGTTGCATCCCGGTCTTTGCAAGCGTGGGGCCAGTTGGGGTCATCGCATTCGCGGCCGACTTCGGGCACCCTTGCGGAAAATGCGCAGGCCCGGCCGCGA is part of the Prosthecomicrobium sp. N25 genome and encodes:
- the fliF gene encoding flagellar basal-body MS-ring/collar protein FliF, whose protein sequence is MNGVAAFLKTLGPQRLAAMAVVAAILVGFFGYIIMRASQPAMAPLYSDLSVQDSAQIVKELESAGVPYELRQEGSQVMVPKDQMLRLRMRLAEKGIPAGGSVGYEIFDKSDALGTTSFVQNINHLRALEGELARTIRAIDRVQAARVHLVIPERQLFQREKAAPSASIVLKLRGSLEPAQIRSVQHLVASAVEGLKPSRVSIVDEKGALLGGGTEEDPQGALASTLQDRNAAFERRLEGQIESIVASVVGQGRARVRVSAEMDYNRITQTSDTFDPNGQVVRSTQTKEESSTSAAGERAVSVGNQIPGSTQQQGGNAGRDASNSTEELVNYEISKTSRTEVLEAGRVKRVSVAVLVDGVYTTGQNGEVTYQPRGQEDLDRISAIVRSAVGFDQKRGDQVEVVNLRFAEAPASLPLEQAKSGWMSMFEFTKDDVLRLAELGVLLLMTLLVMLFAVRPLIRKMVSADSPGGSVPGAGTAAVQITGEPGTLQISLPAVTIGPDGKPVPVPISEAHAAAKGEGAVALPAGGLDPTKLEHAKQLGALQANSIGKVGDLIKEFPEEATALIRSWLSEG
- the sciP gene encoding CtrA inhibitor SciP translates to MTDQLRPRVKYVIGPDGSPLTIADLPPSDTKRWVIRRKAEVVAAVRGGLLSLEEACNRYTLTVEEFIAWQQSIDRHGLAGLRTTRIQHYRQ
- a CDS encoding flagellar hook assembly protein FlgD gives rise to the protein MALSGVTSVPGQTSTAKTDQSKLTSNYETFLTLLTTQLKNQSPLEPMDANQFTQQLVQFSSIEQQIKMNANLEEMKTALAVSNATALVNYVGTTVTVDSGQTKLENGQATWSFTAPKAATAKVEIRNESGDVVFAGEKALTAGTNEYVWNGKTSDGNTAPAGTYSLVVDAKDSAGNAVRITQEITGRVDGLDFTNGDPNLLVNGMSVSLWSVKKVRPSV
- a CDS encoding flagellar hook-length control protein FliK, with the protein product MSSVAVTPARTPPAGGRTLPAASGAETRPRGGFEEIMAATAPRAEEDAPPAPSAETQPPQRPASARPPAPARSATAAPPAGREAPAPAAEDPGPSTGAARQSATTGADDPSGAAPADDGETSEEASGTGNPPAEAGAAAPDSTGAPPQVLPAPQQAVLAALLQAGSADPAAAPAVDPGAASAEGGVAAPTAPPGSLPPTLPPTLPAAAGTADPGATSPEAAAPRGAAPEAGAKTPQAGLPIIPQVSPAIRPAAASGAGALGSGTADTGAPGADVGSGAAEQAAIVSIKVTTALAPGAATETAATIPADPGTSVETAAPPQTSTNARADTAPPMQGGPTAGAVTPMADPGIPVETAPPTGLTGPTQAVAGPPAADTGPSGQDDGQGGAEAAAPVTPRNAPASPAKTSGTVAPLAKTDPAQPVETPPAVAPAAPAAAARVATATTVPAGPPDGPGKAAEPDTGIASAEAPASTVPPAVGQTTTLQAATATGAPAAPPRVSPAEQVATGVLAHAAHGDRRFEIRLDPPELGRVDVQVQIAGSGEIRAHLVVERVETLDMMLRDQRSLERSLEQAGMRLADDGVSLSLRQDQAGGGRQGWRGTVLANDERQGVGTAPQEVVPPVAAAYARPARTTGIDVRV